A stretch of Arachis hypogaea cultivar Tifrunner chromosome 15, arahy.Tifrunner.gnm2.J5K5, whole genome shotgun sequence DNA encodes these proteins:
- the LOC112749531 gene encoding protein IQ-DOMAIN 22 isoform X1 — MGKATKWFRGLFGLRRSSDSAPPPSTAAPKPHKDKRRWSFVNSYRENKNLHQHRHQVRLHASSAHDPAIEVVAAAGLKSSGSGGRSAVSREEWAAVKIQAAFRGCLARRALRALKGLVKLQALVRGHIERKRTAQWLKRMQTLLRAQARARACRAQILQAPHFHVPATPEKFETPVRSSSMEYNHSPSVLKRNGSRSHVTIGNRDIERSWTQRRSWTRTCSMDDERSAGIFEIDSGKAHKNSKRGNLFDSTSQPLVSDHYRQSFAATRDSTSHQSGHSPYSCEVEENSVCDAVNFTYTPTKSDGSNRSYLSSGCCEYYPSYMAYTESSKAKVRSLSAPKQRLQYERCGSFNRFSQTQTCKLH; from the exons ATGGGTAAGGCAACAAAATGGTTTCGCGGGCTTTTTGGTCTCAGAAGGTCTTCTGACTCTGCACCACCACCCTCTACCGCCGCTCCAAAACCACACAAAGACAAACGCCGTTGGAGTTTCGTTAACTCTTACAGAGAGAATAAGAACCTCCACCAACATCGCCATCAGGTACGACTCCATGCTTCTTCTGCTCATGACCCTGCCATCGAGGTGGTAGCCGCCGCTGGACTCAAAAGCAGCGGCAGCGGCGGCAGAAGTGCCGTCTCTCGCGAAGAATGGGCAGCCGTTAAGATTCAGGCGGCATTTCGAGGCTGTTTG GCAAGGAGAGCACTAAGAGCGTTAAAAGGATTGGTGAAGCTGCAAGCGTTGGTGAGAGGTCACATTGAGAGGAAGCGCACTGCACAGTGGCTGAAAAGAATGCAAACTCTCTTGCGAGCTCAGGCCCGTGCCCGTGCCTGCCGGGCCCAAATTCTGCAGGCCCCTCACTTCCAT GTTCCAGCAACACCAGAGAAATTTGAAACCCCAGTCCGTTCTTCCAGCATGGAATATAATCACTCGCCATCAGTACTcaag AGAAATGGTTCTAGATCCCATGTCACCATTGGCAATCGAGACATCGAACGATCGTGGACTCAACGAAGATCATGGACAAGGACTTGTAGCATGGATGATGAAAGAAGCGCGGGGATTTTCGAAATTGACTCTGGAAAAGCACACAAAAATTCGAAACGCGGAAATCTCTTCGACTCGACAAGTCAGCCATTGGTTTCAGATCATTACAGGCAGAGTTTCGCCGCCACAAGGGACTCAACATCTCATCAATCGGGTCATAGTCCATATTCCTGTGAAGTTGAGGAGAATTCAGTGTGTGATGCTGTCAATTTTACTTATACTCCCACAAAGAGTGACGGCTCTAATAGAAGCTACCTAAGTAGTGGTTGTTGCGAGTACTATCCAAGTTACATGGCTTACACTGAATCTTCTAAAGCCAAGGTAAGATCTTTGAGTGCACCAAAACAAAGACTCCAATATGAGAGGTGTGGTTCATTCAATAGGTTCTCGCAAACACAAACGTGCAAGCTTCACTAG
- the LOC112749531 gene encoding protein IQ-DOMAIN 22 isoform X2, with product MGKATKWFRGLFGLRRSSDSAPPPSTAAPKPHKDKRRWSFVNSYRENKNLHQHRHQARRALRALKGLVKLQALVRGHIERKRTAQWLKRMQTLLRAQARARACRAQILQAPHFHVPATPEKFETPVRSSSMEYNHSPSVLKRNGSRSHVTIGNRDIERSWTQRRSWTRTCSMDDERSAGIFEIDSGKAHKNSKRGNLFDSTSQPLVSDHYRQSFAATRDSTSHQSGHSPYSCEVEENSVCDAVNFTYTPTKSDGSNRSYLSSGCCEYYPSYMAYTESSKAKVRSLSAPKQRLQYERCGSFNRFSQTQTCKLH from the exons ATGGGTAAGGCAACAAAATGGTTTCGCGGGCTTTTTGGTCTCAGAAGGTCTTCTGACTCTGCACCACCACCCTCTACCGCCGCTCCAAAACCACACAAAGACAAACGCCGTTGGAGTTTCGTTAACTCTTACAGAGAGAATAAGAACCTCCACCAACATCGCCATCAG GCAAGGAGAGCACTAAGAGCGTTAAAAGGATTGGTGAAGCTGCAAGCGTTGGTGAGAGGTCACATTGAGAGGAAGCGCACTGCACAGTGGCTGAAAAGAATGCAAACTCTCTTGCGAGCTCAGGCCCGTGCCCGTGCCTGCCGGGCCCAAATTCTGCAGGCCCCTCACTTCCAT GTTCCAGCAACACCAGAGAAATTTGAAACCCCAGTCCGTTCTTCCAGCATGGAATATAATCACTCGCCATCAGTACTcaag AGAAATGGTTCTAGATCCCATGTCACCATTGGCAATCGAGACATCGAACGATCGTGGACTCAACGAAGATCATGGACAAGGACTTGTAGCATGGATGATGAAAGAAGCGCGGGGATTTTCGAAATTGACTCTGGAAAAGCACACAAAAATTCGAAACGCGGAAATCTCTTCGACTCGACAAGTCAGCCATTGGTTTCAGATCATTACAGGCAGAGTTTCGCCGCCACAAGGGACTCAACATCTCATCAATCGGGTCATAGTCCATATTCCTGTGAAGTTGAGGAGAATTCAGTGTGTGATGCTGTCAATTTTACTTATACTCCCACAAAGAGTGACGGCTCTAATAGAAGCTACCTAAGTAGTGGTTGTTGCGAGTACTATCCAAGTTACATGGCTTACACTGAATCTTCTAAAGCCAAGGTAAGATCTTTGAGTGCACCAAAACAAAGACTCCAATATGAGAGGTGTGGTTCATTCAATAGGTTCTCGCAAACACAAACGTGCAAGCTTCACTAG